The following proteins come from a genomic window of Methanocorpusculum vombati:
- a CDS encoding formylmethanofuran dehydrogenase subunit E family protein, with protein MVQIPAFETIAKAHGHTCPGIALGYKIAVVAAKWAGEEDDIRIVAHTTRCPLDALKVTFDVKHHPERMVVADTNTVSFVITKPDGHRLFIDELPGTHLTSEELTELKKKVEAGTATPEDLRRMNEIKDELFHVMQAIPDEKLFAVREE; from the coding sequence ATGGTACAGATTCCTGCATTTGAAACAATAGCCAAAGCGCACGGACACACCTGTCCCGGGATTGCCCTTGGCTACAAGATCGCCGTTGTTGCGGCGAAATGGGCCGGGGAAGAGGACGATATCAGAATTGTTGCCCACACCACCCGGTGTCCGCTGGATGCTCTCAAGGTTACCTTCGACGTGAAACACCATCCGGAACGAATGGTTGTCGCTGATACCAACACCGTCAGCTTTGTCATCACCAAACCAGACGGGCACAGACTGTTCATCGACGAACTGCCGGGAACGCATCTCACCAGTGAGGAACTAACCGAACTCAAGAAAAAAGTCGAGGCAGGCACCGCAACCCCGGAGGACCTGCGCCGCATGAACGAGATCAAAGACGAACTTTTCCATGTCATGCAGGCAATTCCGGACGAAAAATTATTCGCCGTTCGTGAAGAGTAA
- the eif1A gene encoding translation initiation factor eIF-1A: protein MGRIENANQDVAEDGSIIRVKLPNRRTKEQFAQAELMLGSNHIKVRCSDGVTRLGRIKGKIKKRVWIREGDILIVIPWDFQDDKCDIVYRYTTPQVDWLRAHKYL, encoded by the coding sequence CTGGGTCGAATAGAAAACGCAAATCAGGACGTAGCAGAAGACGGAAGTATCATTCGTGTAAAACTTCCGAACCGTCGCACAAAAGAACAGTTTGCCCAGGCAGAGCTGATGCTTGGTTCAAACCATATCAAAGTCCGGTGCTCGGACGGTGTCACCCGTCTTGGCAGGATTAAGGGAAAGATTAAGAAACGGGTCTGGATCCGCGAAGGCGACATTCTCATTGTTATCCCGTGGGATTTCCAGGACGACAAATGCGACATCGTCTACCGCTACACTACCCCGCAGGTAGACTGGCTTCGCGCACACAAATATCTCTGA
- a CDS encoding GntR family transcriptional regulator, which translates to MTQEELVNIIISNASDKPIYEQITAQIKRMIISGELPEGTALPSMRLLAKELRISVITTKRAYTDLEHDGFIETVTGKGSFVAGSNLEIIKEEQMRLCEEHLQQAVDIAAQSGITYEELRETLELLYNGE; encoded by the coding sequence ATGACGCAGGAGGAACTCGTGAACATCATCATCAGTAATGCAAGTGATAAGCCCATTTACGAGCAGATTACCGCGCAGATCAAACGCATGATCATCAGCGGCGAACTCCCCGAAGGGACCGCGCTGCCGAGCATGCGGCTTCTCGCAAAAGAACTGCGCATCAGTGTAATCACCACAAAACGTGCCTACACTGATCTTGAACATGACGGATTCATCGAAACCGTCACCGGCAAAGGAAGTTTTGTCGCAGGATCGAATCTTGAGATTATCAAGGAAGAACAGATGCGGCTGTGTGAAGAACATCTGCAACAGGCCGTGGATATCGCCGCACAAAGCGGCATTACGTATGAAGAACTTCGGGAAACCCTCGAACTCCTCTACAACGGAGAGTAA
- a CDS encoding ABC transporter ATP-binding protein, whose product MEYAIHVTNLCKAYQDFALDNVSFAVPKGCIMGFIGENGAGKSTMIKAMLNLVHRDAGKVEILGMDLDSHEKEIKERIGVVFDECCFHDNLTPADISKILGNIYQNWDGKLYQTYLVRFGLGEKKKIKEFSRGMKMKLGIAAALAHNPDVLILDEATSGLDPIVREEILDIFLDFIQDENHAVLISSHITSDLDKIADYLTFIHHGRVVFSTGRDELMDSMGVVKCGTEDLAGIGKDQVIRYRKNQFGCEVLIRDKRIFAAGHPGAVIDPVTTESIMLFYSRGEEL is encoded by the coding sequence ATGGAGTATGCAATACACGTTACGAATCTTTGCAAAGCTTATCAGGACTTTGCGCTGGACAATGTTTCCTTTGCCGTACCAAAAGGATGCATCATGGGATTCATCGGAGAAAACGGTGCAGGAAAGTCAACAATGATCAAGGCGATGCTTAACCTCGTCCACCGCGATGCAGGGAAGGTGGAGATCCTCGGAATGGATCTGGACAGTCATGAAAAGGAGATTAAGGAGCGAATTGGCGTGGTGTTTGATGAATGCTGTTTCCACGACAACCTCACTCCGGCTGACATTTCCAAAATCCTCGGAAACATCTATCAGAACTGGGACGGGAAACTATATCAAACGTATCTTGTCAGGTTTGGTCTTGGGGAAAAGAAAAAAATCAAAGAATTTTCCCGCGGCATGAAGATGAAGCTCGGCATTGCTGCGGCTCTTGCACACAACCCGGACGTGCTGATCCTTGATGAAGCCACCAGCGGTCTTGACCCGATTGTCCGCGAAGAAATTCTTGACATCTTCCTCGACTTTATTCAGGATGAGAACCATGCAGTTCTGATCTCATCGCATATCACGAGCGATCTTGACAAGATCGCAGACTATCTGACCTTCATTCATCACGGCAGAGTTGTCTTCTCGACAGGCCGCGACGAACTGATGGACAGCATGGGTGTTGTAAAATGCGGCACAGAGGATCTTGCAGGGATCGGGAAAGATCAGGTTATCCGGTACCGGAAGAATCAGTTCGGCTGCGAGGTTTTGATCCGTGACAAAAGGATATTTGCCGCAGGGCATCCGGGGGCGGTGATTGATCCGGTAACCACCGAGTCGATTATGCTGTTCTACTCACGGGGTGAAGAACTGTGA
- a CDS encoding ABC-2 transporter permease — MNGLLYKDLLNLNPTMKYLAFMALIFCVVFIPLGNELPVYIILIMFGATLPVTAISFDTAARWDKYAASLPLSRREIVAARYSLMIGGICVAGIISLAIAVVMTVLMPGEGIFLPFIDPLPLMVMFVACGLVLGSIALPLTLKFGPEKMRYIVMVIALTPVVLMLGMMFLMDLSGIMPASPVLLPVLLGVLLAVTAVVVVVSYLISVRIYRKKEF, encoded by the coding sequence GTGAACGGGCTGCTCTATAAGGATCTGCTGAACCTGAACCCGACGATGAAGTATCTGGCGTTCATGGCGCTGATATTTTGTGTGGTGTTTATTCCGCTGGGAAACGAGCTGCCGGTGTACATTATTCTGATTATGTTTGGTGCGACGCTGCCGGTGACGGCGATCAGTTTTGATACGGCGGCACGGTGGGATAAGTACGCAGCAAGTCTGCCGCTTTCCCGCCGGGAGATTGTTGCGGCGCGATACAGCCTGATGATAGGCGGTATTTGTGTTGCAGGCATTATTTCTCTGGCAATTGCGGTGGTGATGACGGTTCTGATGCCGGGCGAAGGTATTTTTCTTCCATTTATTGATCCGCTGCCGCTGATGGTGATGTTTGTTGCCTGCGGGCTGGTGCTGGGCAGCATTGCCCTGCCGCTGACCCTGAAGTTCGGGCCGGAGAAGATGCGCTACATCGTTATGGTGATTGCACTGACCCCGGTTGTACTGATGCTTGGTATGATGTTTCTGATGGATCTTTCCGGAATAATGCCCGCATCCCCGGTGCTGCTGCCCGTTCTTCTGGGTGTTCTGCTCGCGGTGACGGCGGTTGTTGTCGTTGTGTCCTATCTGATCTCGGTACGGATTTACAGGAAAAAGGAGTTCTAA
- a CDS encoding ABC-2 transporter permease, which produces MNGLLLKDWIYLRRTIVMVTVVIVFCMVLFVPWGVSSAEFLVAAAMVLFLPVTAMTMDTSSRWERYALSLPLSRREILAARYVFSCLCLGAAAVICGAAAAGSVVFLGGYDLLGVSPLIWWAGCTGAALLMLDLLLAVYFVYRVNVGILLFLVLCFVPTAAVYWHDLLTPDVFGVIAALLAILGLAGLWVSWRVSLRAFERWDVT; this is translated from the coding sequence ATGAACGGACTGCTGCTGAAGGACTGGATATATCTGCGGCGGACCATTGTAATGGTCACGGTCGTGATTGTCTTCTGTATGGTGCTGTTTGTACCGTGGGGCGTCAGTTCGGCTGAGTTTCTGGTTGCGGCCGCGATGGTTCTTTTTCTGCCGGTCACTGCCATGACTATGGATACGTCCAGCCGGTGGGAGCGGTATGCACTTTCCCTGCCGCTTTCCCGCCGGGAGATTCTGGCCGCCCGGTATGTGTTCTCGTGTCTCTGTCTGGGTGCAGCTGCAGTGATCTGCGGGGCGGCGGCGGCTGGTTCGGTGGTATTTCTGGGCGGCTATGATCTGCTGGGAGTTTCGCCGCTGATCTGGTGGGCGGGGTGTACCGGTGCTGCCCTGCTGATGCTGGATTTGCTGCTTGCGGTGTATTTTGTGTACCGCGTGAATGTCGGCATCCTGCTGTTTCTGGTACTGTGTTTTGTACCGACGGCGGCGGTGTACTGGCATGATCTCCTGACTCCGGATGTTTTCGGTGTCATAGCGGCGCTTCTTGCAATCCTCGGGCTTGCGGGATTGTGGGTGTCGTGGCGGGTTTCGCTGCGGGCGTTTGAACGCTGGGATGTGACCTGA
- a CDS encoding heparan-alpha-glucosaminide N-acetyltransferase, whose amino-acid sequence MGERYWEVDAVRGISLIGMILFHVISLMVIFHMTFTLDWYYEVCRYIHLGTSVFVIISGVALVLRYGRMADRSKREYHTAIVRRGIQIFLIGIAIAVIASLAIHFIIGDGNYMLFNFLQMMGLSMILCIPFLWLGKWNIIPAAILIWAGFLVKSIHTGPIWLLPFGILPDGMFYPRDYFPLLPWVGVMLLGVAIGSFLYPRGVRRFRIPDAGGVGRAFALIGRHPLEIYLLHLPIIAAVLYVVMVVSRGLGMPFGYL is encoded by the coding sequence ATGGGCGAACGGTACTGGGAAGTTGACGCAGTCAGAGGTATCTCTCTTATCGGGATGATTCTCTTTCACGTCATCTCCCTCATGGTAATCTTTCACATGACCTTTACCCTGGACTGGTATTATGAGGTCTGCCGCTACATTCACCTGGGGACAAGTGTCTTCGTCATTATATCCGGTGTTGCCCTCGTTCTCCGGTACGGCAGAATGGCCGATCGCTCAAAACGCGAATACCATACGGCAATTGTCCGGCGGGGCATTCAGATCTTTCTTATCGGCATAGCCATTGCCGTCATCGCTTCCCTTGCCATCCACTTCATCATCGGTGACGGCAACTATATGCTCTTCAACTTCCTGCAGATGATGGGTCTGTCCATGATCCTCTGCATCCCGTTTCTTTGGCTTGGCAAATGGAACATCATCCCTGCCGCGATTCTCATCTGGGCGGGTTTCCTTGTCAAATCCATTCACACCGGTCCAATATGGCTGCTGCCCTTTGGCATTCTCCCGGACGGCATGTTCTATCCGCGTGACTACTTCCCGCTCCTCCCCTGGGTTGGCGTCATGCTTCTCGGTGTCGCCATCGGTTCCTTCCTCTATCCCCGGGGTGTCCGCCGCTTCCGCATCCCGGACGCCGGGGGTGTCGGCAGAGCGTTTGCCCTGATTGGCCGGCATCCGCTGGAGATCTATCTCCTGCATCTCCCGATCATTGCCGCCGTCCTCTATGTCGTCATGGTGGTATCCCGGGGACTGGGTATGCCGTTCGGATATCTGTAG
- a CDS encoding heavy metal translocating P-type ATPase has product MTVRYLRFLVGGMHCSACSAHLESTLKALSGVLEVTVNLSTATVSANIDTDLVTPERIDAAVRGAGFSVDPVPVSFVVRPADDAGVSAAAQVALQGLSGVLDVSQSGDVVTVSYHPLLADPSQFVPVLKRAGFSSVTVNSGFDDLFYIPEQEKDELSGLRNRTILGFAGSAVLMGLMVFGHPLFAGNMFLMDVVMLVVATPILVVCGYPIFRQGISQLRGGMLGMEVMYMLGIATSYCAGLGAVLGLLPSPDFLLFETAVMLTAFLGLGRFLESRARGRTSDAIMALLHLRPPVATVIRDGVEQEVRVGELVAGDTVLVKTGGQIPSDGIVLGDAVTVNESAITGESVPVVKVPGSGVIGGTVVSQGVLTMEVEKVGADTVLAGIIKMVREAQETKPPVQRVADAAVRYFIPFVLGVAVLAFVYWFFFAGETLLVALSSFIAVIVVACPCALGLATPTAVTVGIGRAASLGILIRNGEVLERAGKLRAVAVDKTGTLTVGSPAVSGVMSAPRTSEEDLFVVAAALGRKSLHPLDSAIVAEADRRGAAVVAATRVETVPGRGIAGRVRREDVVMGSAAFLEERGVVMDDAVFAAAEGFRATGASVVFVAVAGRAVGVVGVSDTLRPDAGRAVSAFERMGLPVTMLTGDNARAAGVVAAAAGISHVAAGLMPEEKRAIIQQMQEGGSAVVFVGDGINDTPAMMQADVGVAVGSGTDAAVASGGVVLLRSDLVGAVAAVQLARKVFSRIRLNLFWAFAYNLVLIPLAAGVLYPFTQVMFRPEYAAAAMVLSSVTVVSLSLLLRRYTPPVLVGDDAAKV; this is encoded by the coding sequence ATGACGGTTCGGTATCTCCGGTTTTTGGTTGGCGGTATGCACTGCAGTGCGTGTTCGGCCCATCTTGAGTCTACGCTGAAGGCGCTTTCCGGTGTTCTGGAGGTGACGGTGAATCTTTCTACGGCGACGGTGAGTGCGAATATTGATACGGATCTGGTGACGCCGGAGAGGATTGATGCGGCGGTGCGGGGTGCGGGGTTTTCTGTGGATCCGGTGCCGGTGTCGTTTGTGGTGCGTCCGGCGGATGATGCGGGTGTGTCGGCTGCTGCACAGGTTGCACTGCAGGGGCTTTCCGGGGTGCTGGATGTTTCGCAGAGCGGGGATGTGGTGACGGTTTCGTATCATCCGTTGCTTGCGGATCCGTCGCAGTTTGTTCCGGTGCTGAAGCGGGCAGGGTTTTCTTCGGTTACGGTGAACAGCGGGTTTGATGATCTGTTTTATATTCCTGAGCAGGAGAAGGATGAGTTGTCGGGTCTGCGGAACCGGACGATTCTCGGGTTTGCCGGTTCGGCTGTTCTGATGGGGCTGATGGTGTTTGGTCATCCGTTGTTTGCGGGGAATATGTTTTTGATGGATGTGGTGATGCTGGTTGTTGCGACGCCGATTCTGGTGGTGTGCGGGTATCCGATTTTCCGGCAGGGAATCTCACAGCTTCGCGGAGGTATGCTCGGGATGGAGGTTATGTATATGCTGGGTATTGCGACGTCGTATTGTGCGGGGCTTGGGGCGGTTTTGGGGTTGTTGCCGTCGCCGGATTTTCTGTTGTTTGAGACTGCGGTGATGCTTACGGCGTTTCTGGGGCTGGGGCGGTTTCTTGAGAGTCGTGCGCGTGGCCGGACGTCGGATGCGATTATGGCGCTTTTGCATCTGCGTCCGCCGGTTGCGACGGTTATTCGTGACGGAGTGGAACAGGAGGTGCGGGTCGGCGAGCTGGTTGCGGGTGATACGGTTCTGGTGAAGACGGGGGGTCAGATTCCCTCGGATGGTATTGTTCTCGGGGATGCGGTTACGGTGAATGAGTCGGCGATTACGGGAGAGTCGGTGCCGGTGGTGAAGGTGCCCGGGTCGGGGGTTATCGGCGGTACGGTGGTGTCGCAGGGTGTTCTTACGATGGAGGTGGAGAAGGTGGGTGCGGATACGGTGCTTGCGGGGATTATTAAGATGGTGCGGGAGGCGCAGGAGACGAAGCCGCCGGTGCAGCGGGTTGCGGATGCGGCGGTGCGGTATTTTATTCCGTTTGTGCTGGGTGTTGCGGTTCTGGCGTTTGTGTACTGGTTCTTCTTTGCGGGGGAGACACTTTTGGTTGCGCTGTCGAGTTTTATTGCGGTGATTGTGGTTGCATGTCCGTGTGCGCTGGGGCTTGCGACGCCGACGGCGGTTACAGTGGGGATTGGTCGTGCGGCGAGTCTTGGTATTTTGATCCGGAATGGTGAGGTTCTGGAGCGTGCGGGGAAGCTGCGGGCGGTTGCGGTGGATAAGACGGGGACGCTGACGGTGGGGTCTCCGGCGGTGTCGGGAGTTATGTCGGCTCCCAGGACGAGCGAGGAGGATTTGTTTGTGGTTGCGGCGGCTCTGGGACGGAAGTCGTTGCATCCGCTGGATTCGGCGATTGTTGCGGAGGCGGACCGGCGCGGTGCGGCGGTTGTTGCGGCGACGCGGGTGGAGACGGTTCCGGGCCGGGGTATTGCGGGACGGGTGCGGCGTGAGGATGTGGTGATGGGGTCGGCTGCGTTTCTGGAGGAACGGGGCGTGGTTATGGATGATGCGGTTTTTGCTGCTGCGGAGGGGTTCCGGGCGACGGGTGCGTCGGTGGTGTTTGTTGCGGTTGCGGGGCGGGCTGTTGGTGTGGTGGGGGTTTCGGATACTCTCCGGCCTGATGCGGGGCGGGCTGTTTCTGCGTTTGAGCGGATGGGTCTTCCGGTGACGATGCTGACGGGGGATAATGCGCGGGCGGCTGGTGTTGTTGCGGCTGCTGCGGGGATTTCCCATGTTGCGGCGGGTTTGATGCCGGAGGAGAAGCGGGCGATTATTCAGCAGATGCAGGAGGGGGGTTCTGCTGTGGTGTTTGTGGGTGATGGTATTAATGATACGCCGGCGATGATGCAGGCGGATGTGGGTGTTGCGGTGGGCAGCGGGACGGATGCGGCGGTTGCGTCGGGGGGTGTTGTGTTGCTGCGGTCGGATCTGGTTGGTGCGGTGGCTGCGGTGCAGCTTGCGCGGAAGGTGTTTTCGCGGATCCGGTTGAATTTGTTCTGGGCGTTTGCGTATAATCTGGTTCTGATTCCGCTGGCGGCTGGGGTGTTGTATCCGTTTACGCAGGTGATGTTCCGGCCGGAGTATGCGGCGGCGGCGATGGTGCTGAGTTCGGTGACGGTGGTGAGTTTGTCGCTTCTTCTGCGGAGGTATACGCCGCCGGTGCTGGTGGGCGATGATGCGGCGAAGGTGTAA
- a CDS encoding ABC transporter substrate-binding protein, with protein sequence MKQVVALLLVALALVIAFAVFTGGGGDEPDPLPPVINATMYHGTIGVVLPNDSVIGDQVRNGIDTAFLLQDAKTRPSLVYLNSTDMTSLPVLDAVITATDAISAAWDADAGASGVVHVAVASPGYAAVAPRDVVTFSTPPYYEVSSLRSLLRQHETIGVIGPDNSYTAAYIRDLKDATGSEIISGVFSSSSGEVSSLRSLLAKNPGLLIITGGEDIPLLVAKAREFGLTGPVMVSSWVGEDAAVVNDSRMEGVYTAKRMSDISSHPFYNVYQARFGTAGSVYAAEGYDAMMTLSRLVPQSNGSAQYVSGWYMGKNYEGAAGSYEFDDEGCGRILMQIAQFQSGAVVPVDTYVRPPSEVVVGVYGNAEVVRGAVAGAELINSANSLSLPGAATSGISGLYGAKIRILPLQSGSPVPDNVTAVVGDLTGVVTNLPAVHTVSGGRAPEGGWSVSFVPDADAGFSSFLDIVDGRRGYGPGLDNVTVLYPEGTVLPLRMLSALEGHGYHVSQVSYSLPLTEDAAAAVMSGLNCSGQVLVSLPAGAEDLTVLLAGSRQTGSVPAVWYVAGDVIVGDPVLVQSTLVYDFLTGADMWSSEAGKAKPLVREVSLFYSKVHPGRSMTGVSARSFEAVVMLADAMSVSGSMSPSAVGSALRNVAYSPDQSIFFGDGISFDESGNVVGPETVVVQVQGGSARVVSGSAGLGLVTDREF encoded by the coding sequence ATGAAACAGGTCGTTGCTCTTCTGCTGGTTGCTCTGGCTCTGGTGATTGCGTTTGCGGTTTTTACCGGAGGCGGTGGTGATGAGCCGGATCCTCTTCCGCCGGTTATTAATGCGACGATGTATCACGGGACAATCGGGGTGGTCCTGCCGAATGATTCTGTTATCGGGGATCAGGTGCGGAATGGTATTGATACGGCGTTTCTGTTGCAGGATGCAAAGACCCGTCCTTCTCTTGTGTATCTGAATAGTACGGATATGACGTCTCTTCCGGTGCTTGATGCGGTGATTACTGCGACGGATGCGATTAGTGCGGCGTGGGATGCGGATGCGGGTGCGTCGGGAGTTGTGCATGTGGCGGTTGCGTCGCCGGGATATGCTGCGGTTGCGCCAAGAGATGTGGTTACGTTCAGTACTCCGCCGTATTATGAGGTGTCTTCTCTTCGGTCGCTGTTGCGGCAGCATGAGACTATCGGGGTGATCGGGCCGGATAATTCCTATACTGCTGCATATATTCGTGATCTGAAGGATGCGACGGGGAGTGAGATTATTTCGGGGGTGTTTTCTTCGTCGTCGGGGGAGGTGTCTTCTTTGCGTTCTCTTCTTGCCAAAAATCCGGGTCTTTTGATTATTACCGGTGGTGAGGATATTCCTCTTCTTGTTGCTAAGGCCCGTGAGTTCGGGTTGACGGGTCCGGTGATGGTTTCTTCCTGGGTTGGGGAGGATGCGGCGGTTGTGAATGATTCCCGGATGGAGGGGGTCTATACGGCGAAGCGTATGTCCGATATTTCGTCGCATCCGTTTTATAATGTGTATCAGGCACGGTTTGGTACGGCAGGTTCGGTGTATGCGGCTGAGGGGTATGATGCGATGATGACACTTTCCCGGCTGGTTCCACAGAGTAATGGGAGTGCGCAGTATGTTTCCGGCTGGTATATGGGGAAGAATTATGAGGGGGCTGCCGGTTCGTATGAGTTTGATGATGAGGGGTGCGGCCGGATTCTGATGCAGATTGCACAGTTCCAGTCGGGCGCGGTGGTTCCGGTGGATACGTATGTGCGTCCGCCGTCGGAGGTGGTCGTTGGTGTGTACGGGAATGCTGAGGTGGTTCGCGGTGCTGTTGCGGGGGCGGAGCTGATTAATAGTGCAAATAGTCTTTCGTTGCCGGGTGCGGCTACGAGTGGTATTTCGGGGTTGTATGGTGCGAAGATTCGTATTCTTCCGCTTCAGTCGGGTTCTCCGGTGCCGGATAATGTGACGGCGGTTGTGGGGGATCTGACTGGTGTGGTTACGAATCTTCCTGCGGTTCATACGGTTTCCGGCGGCAGGGCCCCGGAGGGGGGCTGGTCTGTGTCGTTTGTTCCGGATGCGGATGCGGGGTTTTCTTCGTTTCTGGATATTGTTGACGGACGGCGGGGGTATGGTCCGGGTCTTGATAATGTGACGGTGCTGTATCCGGAGGGTACGGTGCTGCCTTTGCGTATGCTTTCAGCACTGGAGGGTCATGGGTATCATGTTTCGCAGGTTTCGTATTCTCTGCCGCTGACGGAGGATGCGGCGGCTGCGGTGATGTCGGGTCTGAACTGCAGCGGTCAGGTTCTTGTGAGCCTGCCGGCTGGTGCGGAGGATCTGACGGTTCTTCTTGCCGGCTCACGTCAGACGGGTTCGGTTCCTGCGGTGTGGTATGTGGCGGGGGATGTGATTGTTGGTGATCCGGTGCTGGTGCAGAGTACGCTGGTGTATGATTTCCTTACGGGTGCTGATATGTGGTCTTCGGAGGCGGGGAAGGCAAAGCCGCTGGTTCGGGAGGTGTCATTGTTTTATTCAAAGGTGCATCCCGGCAGGTCGATGACGGGTGTGTCGGCGCGGTCGTTTGAGGCGGTGGTGATGCTTGCCGATGCGATGAGTGTGTCCGGTTCGATGAGTCCGTCGGCGGTGGGGTCTGCTCTGCGGAATGTTGCGTACTCGCCGGATCAGAGTATTTTCTTTGGTGATGGTATTTCGTTTGATGAGTCCGGGAATGTTGTTGGTCCTGAGACGGTTGTGGTGCAGGTGCAGGGGGGTTCGGCCCGTGTTGTGTCCGGGTCTGCGGGTCTTGGTCTGGTGACGGACCGAGAGTTCTGA